The following are encoded together in the Leptospira langatensis genome:
- a CDS encoding alpha-hydroxy-acid oxidizing protein translates to MSKKIAGKTILIIGGGLLQVPIIQTAKTMQLRTVVADMNPEAPGLKICDLPMIMSTKDIEGMVRESKRLSATTKIDGVITAGTDASMTVAAVANALDLPGIRFVDAEAASNKVKMRERLKKAGVPIPGFAPVWSIQDTRDALEFLQFPLVMKPADNMGARGVVKVNNREELQAAFKHAKKYSPTGEMILEEYMPGPEVSVDALAWDGNFRITGLADRIIEREPYFIEMGHNMPSALPLSVQKEIEDVMFRGMQALGIRRGAGKGDIKVTPTGVKVGEIAARLSGGFMSAFTFPLSSGINLNRAAILIALGEEPDNLDPLFNRVSIERALLAPKGKLLSIEGLEEAKKIEGVTDIYLLHKIGDVIPEPTNNIEKTGHVIISADTLSQAESIFSQVLETVKFTSDELYSISEKEIAANARIRFGKEICWVCKVCDGTDCASGVPGMGGVGRMLTFQDNSKALAEYSILPRYIRDNVQADTSTNFLGRSLSTSFMCAPMTGAITNMSGAMDEYTLAAVLLEGCLASGSLAWLGDGASPEKYLIILEALKKVGGAGVLICKPREDEGLIRERFQEAEAQGVLALGMDIDAVNFKTLVQKKIPSITRGVDALSKIRSYTKLPFIIKGIMSPEDAVLAKEAGADMVVVSNHGGRVLDDMPGTARVLPKIREALGKEFPICVDGGVRSGADVFKMHALGADTVLVGRPMAISAVGGGVAGVRYLVSQYTEGLSQAMNTVGVSKISEIRKEFIFKKKEEEIS, encoded by the coding sequence GTGAGTAAAAAGATCGCCGGCAAGACGATTCTAATCATAGGCGGGGGGCTATTGCAGGTCCCGATCATCCAAACCGCAAAGACCATGCAGCTTCGGACCGTAGTGGCAGACATGAATCCGGAGGCTCCGGGATTAAAGATCTGTGATCTTCCTATGATCATGTCCACCAAGGATATCGAAGGAATGGTGAGGGAGTCCAAAAGACTTTCCGCCACTACTAAGATTGACGGAGTGATTACCGCAGGAACGGACGCAAGTATGACTGTGGCAGCAGTGGCGAACGCTCTCGATCTACCTGGGATCCGTTTCGTTGATGCGGAAGCGGCTTCCAATAAGGTAAAGATGAGAGAGAGGCTAAAGAAAGCGGGAGTTCCTATTCCCGGCTTTGCGCCTGTATGGAGCATCCAAGATACTCGCGATGCGCTGGAGTTCCTACAATTCCCTTTGGTCATGAAGCCTGCGGACAATATGGGTGCCAGAGGAGTGGTCAAGGTCAACAATCGCGAAGAATTGCAGGCTGCCTTCAAGCATGCAAAGAAATATTCTCCTACAGGCGAAATGATCCTAGAAGAATATATGCCTGGTCCGGAAGTCTCCGTAGATGCTCTTGCCTGGGATGGGAATTTTAGGATCACAGGTCTTGCGGACCGGATCATTGAAAGAGAACCTTATTTTATAGAGATGGGCCATAATATGCCTTCGGCACTTCCTCTTTCCGTGCAGAAAGAGATCGAAGATGTGATGTTTAGAGGAATGCAGGCTCTTGGAATTCGCAGAGGCGCCGGAAAAGGAGATATCAAGGTAACTCCTACAGGAGTGAAGGTGGGCGAGATCGCAGCTCGTTTATCTGGCGGTTTCATGTCCGCATTTACCTTTCCTCTTTCCAGCGGGATCAATTTGAATCGAGCGGCCATTCTGATCGCACTCGGAGAAGAACCCGATAATCTAGATCCTCTATTCAATCGAGTCTCTATCGAGAGAGCTTTGCTCGCGCCCAAAGGAAAACTTCTCTCTATCGAAGGATTAGAGGAAGCGAAGAAGATAGAAGGCGTAACGGATATCTATCTTCTCCATAAGATCGGGGACGTAATCCCAGAACCCACGAATAATATAGAGAAGACGGGGCATGTAATTATTTCAGCGGATACACTCTCTCAGGCGGAGAGTATCTTCTCCCAAGTATTAGAAACTGTTAAATTCACTTCCGACGAATTGTATTCCATTTCCGAAAAGGAAATTGCAGCTAACGCTAGGATCCGGTTCGGAAAAGAGATCTGCTGGGTTTGCAAAGTCTGCGACGGAACAGATTGCGCTTCCGGAGTTCCAGGAATGGGGGGAGTGGGAAGAATGCTCACCTTCCAAGACAATTCGAAGGCGTTGGCAGAGTATTCCATTCTACCTAGATATATCCGGGACAATGTGCAAGCGGATACTAGTACGAATTTCCTAGGCAGAAGTCTTTCTACTTCCTTTATGTGCGCTCCGATGACCGGAGCCATCACGAATATGAGCGGAGCCATGGACGAATACACTTTGGCTGCTGTACTACTCGAAGGTTGCCTTGCTTCCGGCAGCTTGGCCTGGTTAGGCGATGGGGCTAGTCCCGAAAAATATCTGATCATCCTAGAAGCTCTCAAAAAAGTTGGCGGGGCCGGGGTACTTATCTGCAAGCCCAGAGAGGACGAGGGACTCATCCGAGAAAGGTTCCAAGAGGCGGAGGCACAAGGAGTTCTTGCTCTTGGAATGGATATCGACGCAGTCAACTTCAAGACCCTTGTACAAAAAAAGATCCCTTCTATCACACGGGGAGTGGATGCTCTTTCTAAAATTCGATCTTATACCAAACTTCCTTTCATCATCAAGGGGATCATGAGCCCGGAAGATGCGGTACTTGCAAAAGAAGCCGGAGCCGATATGGTCGTAGTCTCCAACCATGGAGGAAGGGTTTTAGACGATATGCCCGGAACCGCGAGAGTTCTTCCTAAGATCAGAGAGGCGCTTGGAAAAGAATTCCCGATCTGCGTGGACGGAGGAGTGAGAAGCGGCGCGGACGTATTCAAAATGCACGCATTGGGAGCGGACACAGTCTTAGTAGGAAGGCCTATGGCCATCTCTGCCGTAGGGGGAGGAGTCGCCGGGGTCAGATACTTGGTGAGCCAATATACCGAAGGACTTTCTCAGGCAATGAATACGGTAGGTGTCTCTAAGATCTCCGAAATTAGGAAAGAATTTATTTTCAAGAAGAAGGAAGAAGAGATTTCCTAA
- a CDS encoding PilZ domain-containing protein has protein sequence MDKTVQEADALTKILQTLFARLPVSVEIKGRSYPAKVVGIKDGLYILAAIPGKSSGEKTRILFLTHNNHFFHGVFTVTQRNPNNGLELLRVQAVKVTEAKRTQGRVDLEGGSGDPILLSNIINQLHLRRSLGFVDKGVEAILQRHAKKMQETYPDSVVYFSDRMDNRLRIMYNFEQSIFVTNRLEKNTGGAGSNFVPIEEYLKLLALNKIESRFISEISVLIRYKNYTPLGYVQVLSEKSLDTEDYNKITLFAAAISRDVIAAGFFQESKEMCQVEDISRSGLGFFHPQSIFFSRSFAVGEILLFDLQLNKELRGTYRAVIRNITNTDKMFRVGCQFFNLNTREEEILNQFVDARLGPGEGAQAPEADLAETPESLELPNSEPTESISEEIPDMGMEAGEELPG, from the coding sequence TTGGATAAGACCGTTCAAGAAGCAGACGCTCTAACAAAAATTCTTCAGACCCTATTCGCGAGACTCCCAGTTTCCGTAGAGATCAAGGGCAGATCCTATCCTGCCAAGGTAGTTGGGATCAAAGACGGCCTTTATATTTTAGCGGCTATTCCCGGAAAATCCTCCGGAGAAAAGACCCGCATCCTATTTCTCACTCATAATAATCATTTCTTTCACGGAGTATTTACCGTAACCCAAAGAAATCCGAATAACGGGCTGGAGCTACTGAGAGTCCAGGCAGTAAAAGTCACGGAAGCCAAACGGACACAAGGACGGGTGGATCTCGAAGGTGGTTCCGGAGATCCTATCCTTCTTTCCAATATCATCAATCAATTGCATTTGAGACGTTCATTAGGTTTTGTTGATAAAGGTGTCGAGGCAATTCTACAAAGACACGCAAAGAAGATGCAGGAGACTTATCCTGACTCTGTGGTATATTTCTCGGATAGAATGGATAACCGTCTTCGGATCATGTACAATTTCGAACAGTCTATCTTTGTTACCAATCGTCTGGAAAAGAATACCGGAGGCGCCGGTTCTAATTTCGTTCCGATCGAGGAATACTTAAAGTTGCTCGCACTGAACAAGATAGAGTCCAGGTTCATTTCGGAGATCTCTGTGCTTATCCGCTATAAGAATTATACTCCGTTAGGATATGTGCAGGTCCTCTCCGAGAAATCTTTAGATACGGAAGATTATAATAAGATCACTCTTTTTGCCGCTGCCATTTCTAGGGATGTGATAGCCGCCGGATTCTTCCAGGAGTCCAAAGAAATGTGCCAAGTCGAAGACATCAGTAGGAGCGGACTTGGATTCTTTCATCCGCAATCTATTTTCTTCTCTAGAAGCTTTGCCGTAGGGGAGATCCTTCTTTTCGATCTGCAACTGAATAAGGAACTCAGAGGAACCTACCGAGCCGTTATCCGAAATATCACGAATACGGATAAGATGTTCCGGGTCGGTTGTCAATTCTTCAACTTAAACACAAGGGAAGAAGAGATACTGAACCAATTTGTGGACGCTCGTCTCGGACCGGGAGAAGGAGCTCAGGCGCCGGAAGCGGATCTTGCCGAAACTCCTGAGTCGCTCGAGCTGCCTAATTCCGAACCGACCGAATCTATCTCGGAAGAGATCCCGGATATGGGAATGGAAGCTGGGGAGGAACTCCCTGGCTGA
- a CDS encoding RluA family pseudouridine synthase, which yields MDVFLANRFTYQSRSLWRKTLEEGKILVQGKIAKASYLLKEGEEILYLPGEIEEPEVQREFKVLYEDERFFAVEKPGDLPVHGAGRYRKNNLVDIIEVDPRFQRPYLIHRLDRETSGVVLFGKDPDAAFRGSDLFANRKIRKTYIAYVWGSFPKKKKAIGFLFTDPSSQIRKKRAFAFEERRKDLQVPEEELESSETSFLKLGEGMHQGKVFSKLLCLPKTGRLHQIRATLFSLGYPLLGDKIYGKDETVFIEFIQGEDPDLISRLGMSRQALHSRSLSFVHPFLKKRIRILCPLPEDFPK from the coding sequence TTGGACGTATTCTTAGCAAATCGATTCACCTACCAATCCAGATCCCTCTGGAGAAAAACATTAGAAGAAGGTAAAATACTCGTACAAGGAAAGATTGCAAAGGCTTCTTATCTATTGAAAGAAGGAGAAGAAATACTTTATCTTCCCGGAGAGATCGAAGAACCGGAAGTCCAGAGAGAGTTTAAGGTTCTATACGAGGATGAGAGATTCTTTGCGGTTGAAAAACCAGGAGATCTACCGGTGCACGGAGCGGGAAGATACCGCAAAAACAATTTGGTGGATATCATAGAGGTAGATCCTAGATTCCAGAGACCTTACTTGATCCATAGATTGGATCGAGAGACTTCGGGGGTCGTGTTGTTTGGAAAGGATCCGGATGCAGCCTTCCGAGGTTCCGATCTATTTGCAAATAGGAAGATACGTAAAACATATATCGCTTATGTTTGGGGAAGTTTTCCTAAGAAGAAGAAAGCGATCGGATTCTTGTTTACGGATCCTTCTTCTCAAATCCGTAAAAAAAGGGCTTTTGCATTCGAGGAGCGTAGGAAAGATTTGCAGGTCCCCGAAGAGGAATTAGAGTCTTCGGAAACGAGTTTTTTAAAACTAGGAGAGGGAATGCACCAAGGCAAAGTATTTTCCAAACTGCTTTGTCTTCCTAAGACAGGAAGGTTGCATCAGATCCGTGCGACTCTTTTCTCCTTAGGTTATCCATTACTCGGAGATAAGATCTACGGAAAAGACGAAACAGTTTTCATCGAATTCATCCAAGGAGAAGATCCGGATCTGATCTCTCGATTAGGAATGTCCAGGCAAGCACTTCATTCCCGTTCTCTTTCGTTTGTTCATCCTTTCCTAAAGAAGAGGATCCGTATCCTATGCCCTTTGCCTGAGGATTTTCCCAAATGA
- the nhaC gene encoding Na+/H+ antiporter NhaC — MKQNDPGVWISFLPLFFLIVSLSTAGFVFGSGIAEGPAQILLFSAGAVSAGISRLRGIPWTRIEETVLDSMRNVLQPIVILLLIGALIGIWIRSGIVPALIVWGLELLKPEVFLPSALVLSSVVSLATGSSWSTAGTIGVALIGVGAGLGKPLGMVAGAIVSGAYFGDKLSPFSETTNLASSITGVSLLSHIRNMARTTLPAFLICLVVFTFLGMDGSSGETLSATTPVISALRSEFHISWVLLFPPFITFLLIYFRMSAIPSIFIGIVTGGICSLLTQTNLYAGSNHFQESVSLAFKALVTAAAEGTKIKTGQPLVDELLSRGGMASMLPTVWLILSAMFYAGTMEGGGMTQTLAGAVLKWVKGRGSLLSVTVFTCIGTNLFCADQYLSIVVPGKMFNEAYSRKGIDPRNLSRCLEDSGTMTSPLVPWNSCGSFMAAALGVPTLVYLPYAFLNLLSPLFSLITGWTGWGFAGTYVETSDEDKKS; from the coding sequence ATGAAACAAAATGATCCTGGAGTTTGGATCTCCTTTCTTCCCTTATTCTTTCTCATCGTTTCTTTAAGCACTGCAGGTTTCGTGTTCGGGAGCGGGATCGCAGAAGGACCGGCACAGATCCTTCTATTTAGCGCGGGAGCGGTATCGGCGGGAATTTCCAGGCTCAGAGGTATTCCTTGGACACGGATAGAGGAAACCGTCTTAGATTCCATGAGGAATGTCCTGCAACCGATCGTAATTCTGCTGTTGATCGGAGCACTTATCGGGATCTGGATCCGATCCGGGATCGTTCCTGCATTGATCGTTTGGGGCCTAGAACTTCTAAAGCCGGAAGTATTCTTACCTTCCGCTTTGGTACTGTCCTCAGTTGTATCCCTCGCAACTGGAAGCTCTTGGTCCACTGCGGGGACCATAGGAGTCGCGCTGATCGGAGTGGGAGCGGGCTTGGGAAAACCTTTAGGAATGGTGGCGGGGGCGATCGTCTCCGGCGCATACTTTGGAGATAAGCTTTCTCCTTTTTCAGAAACTACGAATCTTGCTTCTTCGATTACGGGAGTTTCCCTTTTATCACATATCCGTAATATGGCACGGACTACATTGCCTGCCTTTTTGATATGTTTGGTAGTATTCACCTTCCTCGGAATGGATGGAAGCTCCGGAGAGACTCTCTCTGCCACCACACCGGTAATCTCTGCCTTACGATCGGAGTTCCATATTTCTTGGGTGCTTCTATTCCCGCCATTCATTACGTTTTTATTGATCTATTTTAGAATGTCCGCCATTCCATCCATCTTTATAGGGATCGTGACCGGAGGGATCTGTTCCTTGCTGACTCAAACGAATCTATATGCCGGATCGAATCATTTCCAAGAGTCAGTTTCTCTAGCATTCAAGGCCTTAGTTACTGCAGCCGCAGAAGGTACCAAGATAAAGACAGGCCAACCGCTTGTGGATGAATTATTATCCAGGGGAGGAATGGCTTCTATGCTTCCCACAGTTTGGCTCATTCTATCCGCGATGTTCTACGCAGGGACCATGGAGGGAGGGGGAATGACCCAAACTCTTGCCGGTGCCGTTCTGAAATGGGTGAAGGGAAGAGGATCCCTTTTAAGCGTTACTGTATTTACTTGCATCGGCACCAATCTGTTTTGCGCGGACCAATACCTTTCCATTGTGGTGCCCGGAAAAATGTTTAACGAAGCATATTCTAGAAAAGGGATCGATCCTAGAAATCTTTCTCGCTGTTTAGAGGACTCCGGCACCATGACTTCTCCATTGGTCCCCTGGAATTCCTGTGGTTCCTTTATGGCTGCCGCATTAGGAGTTCCTACATTGGTGTATTTACCCTATGCGTTTTTGAATTTGTTATCACCTTTGTTTTCCTTGATCACCGGATGGACAGGCTGGGGATTTGCGGGAACCTATGTAGAGACTTCCGACGAAGATAAAAAATCCTAA
- a CDS encoding PLDc N-terminal domain-containing protein: MIPLLGLLAMGILLGGLASSCGSKEEAGTEGFAHVVMIDNAFSPPMQRIPVGGQIEFVNSGANPHNAIAVDKSWSTEKNFGNLVMPRGAKVKITYPKEGVFPYYCSFHASPDGKNGMVGDIVVGNAQYNPAARAGKAWKVAEKFSGTTRKVPQVYPTIQNAVDAASPGDLVLVDEGVYYEEVVVTTPSIILRGTDRNKVILDGQFQRGNGVIVVGADGVAIENMTARNSTLNGFFWTGVKGYRGSYLTAYNNGDYGIYAFDSVNGVLEHSYASGSPDAGIYVGQCYPCKAILYDVISENSALGYSGTNAGGELYIISSIWRNNIVGLGPNSLDRELLPPERETTIIGNLIYDNNNLKAPIKPLEYPSYGIGVLIAGGLRNVIKNNVVFGHENYGIALLPNLDENFWFSHQNIVEENTVFSSGIADLNQSGPISIGNCFSKNKFQTSIPPLLEKANSCEGGIRLPMGGELFTAFNALSLMVDATRGNYPSGDWKNQPVPGPQANLPGGAGAPIKPALHAFEDFGLDLNKVTLPPDADKILAGRKQKFGDVLGGFSVPRPLDIQSLLFRWFGYLLPMLLYVCLTSLSIYDLVSRSEASPGKYLWLAFVSLVPYLGGGAYLLAGKSTYPKYLRLTLVLAGFGVSLAFIVFLGFSIVGNVGEG; this comes from the coding sequence ATGATTCCCTTACTTGGCCTTCTGGCCATGGGAATTCTCCTAGGAGGACTTGCTTCTTCCTGTGGTAGCAAAGAGGAGGCGGGCACAGAAGGCTTCGCCCATGTGGTTATGATCGATAATGCTTTTTCTCCGCCTATGCAGAGGATCCCTGTCGGTGGCCAGATCGAGTTTGTGAATTCCGGGGCAAACCCGCATAACGCGATAGCCGTAGACAAATCCTGGTCGACGGAAAAGAATTTCGGGAATCTTGTAATGCCCAGAGGAGCTAAGGTAAAGATAACCTATCCTAAGGAAGGGGTGTTCCCATATTACTGCAGCTTCCATGCTTCTCCGGACGGAAAGAACGGAATGGTGGGGGATATAGTCGTCGGAAATGCGCAGTACAATCCTGCCGCCAGAGCGGGTAAGGCCTGGAAGGTTGCGGAGAAATTCTCCGGTACGACTCGTAAGGTTCCTCAAGTCTATCCTACTATCCAAAACGCTGTGGATGCCGCTTCTCCAGGAGATTTGGTTCTCGTGGATGAAGGCGTTTATTATGAGGAGGTCGTAGTTACTACACCTTCTATCATACTCCGGGGAACGGATCGGAACAAGGTTATCTTGGACGGGCAGTTCCAAAGAGGGAACGGGGTGATCGTAGTCGGGGCGGACGGTGTTGCAATCGAGAATATGACCGCTCGAAATTCCACTCTGAACGGATTTTTTTGGACCGGTGTCAAAGGATATCGGGGTTCCTACCTAACCGCTTATAATAATGGGGACTACGGGATCTATGCATTCGACTCTGTGAACGGAGTATTAGAACATTCGTATGCTTCCGGATCTCCTGACGCGGGGATCTATGTGGGACAATGTTATCCTTGTAAGGCAATCCTTTACGACGTGATCTCCGAGAATAGCGCCTTGGGTTATTCCGGAACGAATGCCGGCGGGGAATTGTATATCATCAGCTCCATTTGGAGAAATAATATCGTAGGCCTCGGGCCTAACTCTTTGGATCGGGAACTTCTTCCTCCGGAAAGAGAGACTACGATCATAGGAAACTTGATCTACGATAATAATAACTTAAAGGCTCCGATCAAACCTTTGGAATATCCTTCTTACGGGATCGGCGTATTGATCGCCGGCGGACTTAGGAACGTAATCAAGAATAACGTTGTGTTTGGACACGAAAATTACGGTATTGCGCTCTTGCCGAACCTGGACGAGAATTTCTGGTTCTCTCACCAAAACATCGTAGAGGAAAATACAGTGTTTTCTTCCGGGATCGCGGACTTGAACCAGTCCGGTCCGATCAGTATTGGGAATTGCTTCTCTAAGAATAAGTTCCAGACATCCATTCCTCCTTTATTAGAAAAAGCGAATTCGTGTGAAGGGGGAATACGCCTTCCTATGGGAGGAGAACTATTCACCGCCTTCAATGCGCTTTCTTTGATGGTAGATGCGACCAGAGGAAATTATCCAAGTGGCGATTGGAAGAACCAACCGGTCCCAGGACCTCAGGCGAATCTTCCTGGAGGTGCAGGCGCTCCTATTAAACCGGCCCTTCATGCGTTTGAGGATTTCGGATTGGATCTGAACAAGGTGACCCTTCCGCCGGATGCAGATAAGATCCTGGCAGGTAGAAAACAGAAATTTGGGGATGTCTTAGGTGGATTCTCCGTTCCGAGACCTTTGGATATCCAGAGTTTACTTTTCCGTTGGTTCGGATATCTTCTCCCGATGCTTCTCTATGTATGCTTAACCAGCTTGAGCATTTATGATCTTGTTTCCAGATCGGAGGCAAGTCCCGGCAAGTATCTTTGGTTGGCATTCGTTTCCTTGGTCCCATATTTGGGAGGAGGAGCGTATCTATTAGCGGGCAAGTCCACTTATCCTAAGTATCTGAGATTGACTCTGGTGCTTGCAGGTTTCGGTGTGTCTTTGGCCTTTATCGTCTTCCTCGGATTCTCCATTGTGGGGAATGTGGGAGAAGGTTGA
- a CDS encoding phospholipase yields MNTAQILEPGFFTLLFNFYGYYIFYIVFALWAPLALIDLSKRDDVTAKQGSLWTAAIVLVPLVGAGAYHLAGGSRIPAWAKNILVYGGIGLLVLTILISTVARF; encoded by the coding sequence ATGAACACTGCTCAAATTCTCGAACCTGGCTTTTTTACTCTTCTGTTCAATTTTTACGGATACTATATTTTCTATATTGTATTTGCACTTTGGGCACCTCTTGCTCTTATCGATCTCTCTAAGAGAGACGATGTAACTGCAAAGCAGGGAAGTCTTTGGACTGCCGCAATCGTTCTTGTTCCTTTGGTCGGAGCGGGAGCTTATCATCTTGCGGGCGGATCCAGGATCCCTGCCTGGGCAAAGAACATTCTGGTATACGGCGGGATCGGACTTCTCGTATTGACCATCTTGATCTCAACCGTCGCCAGATTCTAA
- a CDS encoding multicopper oxidase domain-containing protein — MNRKDFLRWLGIGGAGIAAGTGIAGITTRKKDEQICRTVGAPTNQGSNPSIRLPGSIGGNSYGSMVHPPMFLNADFLSRMELHSTLPQAPPGNSFRSEINIVEMPLTVAHETVVNAWTFDGIVPGKVLRAREGQNMEILFRNHSNHPHSIHFHGTHDPQQDGWEPIASGAERIYKIKAGPIGFHPYHCHVPPLASHMSKGLYGGFIVDPPGGRPPALEFMLILAGWDLQESGRNDIYAWNGIAGFYDRFPIKVPVGKKVRLYIANMTEYDPIASFHLHSQTFDVYRTGTRLVPDEHTDVVTLGQTERVIVEFTLTKRGRYMFHPHQTHMADRGAMGWIVAV, encoded by the coding sequence ATGAATCGGAAGGATTTCCTTCGTTGGCTTGGAATTGGGGGAGCGGGGATCGCGGCAGGGACCGGTATCGCCGGGATCACCACTCGCAAAAAAGACGAGCAAATCTGTAGAACTGTAGGAGCTCCTACAAATCAGGGGTCCAATCCTTCCATACGTTTACCAGGCTCCATAGGAGGTAATTCCTATGGAAGCATGGTTCATCCTCCCATGTTCCTGAATGCGGACTTCTTATCTAGAATGGAGTTGCATTCGACCCTTCCCCAGGCGCCGCCCGGAAATTCATTTCGTTCCGAGATCAATATCGTGGAGATGCCTTTGACTGTGGCGCATGAAACGGTGGTGAATGCTTGGACCTTCGACGGGATCGTTCCTGGTAAGGTTTTGCGAGCAAGAGAAGGGCAGAATATGGAGATCCTATTTCGGAACCATTCCAATCACCCTCACTCCATTCATTTTCATGGGACACACGATCCGCAACAAGATGGATGGGAACCGATCGCATCCGGTGCGGAAAGAATATATAAGATCAAGGCTGGACCGATCGGATTTCATCCGTATCATTGCCATGTTCCTCCTTTGGCGAGTCATATGTCTAAGGGTTTGTATGGAGGATTCATTGTAGATCCCCCAGGCGGACGCCCTCCTGCTCTAGAGTTTATGCTCATACTTGCGGGTTGGGATCTGCAAGAATCCGGACGGAACGATATCTATGCGTGGAACGGTATTGCCGGTTTTTACGATCGATTTCCGATCAAGGTCCCTGTAGGGAAGAAGGTACGCTTATACATCGCGAATATGACCGAGTACGACCCGATCGCTTCTTTTCATTTGCATTCTCAAACCTTCGACGTATACCGGACCGGAACGAGACTGGTTCCGGATGAACATACGGACGTAGTCACATTGGGGCAAACAGAAAGGGTCATTGTGGAATTTACTTTAACGAAGCGGGGAAGATACATGTTCCATCCTCACCAAACCCATATGGCAGATAGAGGAGCCATGGGATGGATCGTAGCGGTATAG
- a CDS encoding SCO family protein, with protein sequence MDRSGIEKMNYKKIILYLLVLVVGLGIGLGIQKYFKKTEYALEYPVQEWKTAVLKDTEGKDIRPSELNGNLFVVYFGFSHCPDMCPMALMDIENAFRILGEDSKTVTPVFITVDPERDTPEVLRNYISRFPGKELVALTGGKAKLEELQKGFGVFSQKVQNPAQAGGYGVDHSLFIYLVNKSGMILRAYPTGIKGPELAEEIRKLL encoded by the coding sequence ATGGATCGTAGCGGTATAGAGAAAATGAATTATAAAAAAATAATATTATATTTACTAGTGTTAGTAGTCGGATTAGGGATCGGGCTTGGTATACAGAAATACTTTAAGAAGACAGAATATGCTTTGGAATATCCCGTCCAAGAGTGGAAGACTGCGGTTCTAAAAGATACAGAAGGCAAAGATATTCGACCATCCGAGTTGAACGGCAATCTTTTCGTAGTATATTTCGGGTTCTCACATTGCCCCGATATGTGTCCCATGGCGTTAATGGATATAGAAAACGCATTTCGTATCTTAGGAGAAGATTCAAAGACGGTGACTCCTGTCTTTATTACTGTGGATCCGGAAAGGGATACTCCTGAAGTGCTTCGAAATTATATTTCCCGATTTCCCGGAAAGGAGCTAGTGGCTTTAACGGGTGGAAAAGCTAAATTAGAGGAATTGCAAAAGGGATTCGGTGTCTTCTCCCAGAAAGTCCAGAACCCTGCTCAGGCCGGAGGTTACGGCGTGGATCATTCCCTTTTCATTTATCTTGTTAATAAGTCCGGAATGATCTTAAGAGCTTATCCGACCGGGATCAAGGGACCGGAGCTTGCGGAAGAGATTAGAAAGCTTCTTTGA
- a CDS encoding DMT family protein — MRTLALLTLSNMFMTFAWYGHLKFFKDFPLWKTILISWGIAFFEYCLMVPANRIGYAEEELSGFQLKILQEVITITVFIGFAILVLKERIKWNHAVSFVLILLAVFFAFYDKK, encoded by the coding sequence ATGAGGACTCTCGCACTTCTTACTCTTTCCAATATGTTCATGACCTTCGCCTGGTACGGGCATTTAAAATTCTTCAAAGACTTCCCTCTCTGGAAAACGATACTAATCTCCTGGGGGATCGCCTTTTTTGAATACTGCTTAATGGTTCCTGCAAATCGAATCGGTTATGCGGAAGAAGAGCTAAGTGGGTTTCAGTTAAAGATCCTACAAGAAGTCATTACGATTACAGTCTTTATTGGTTTCGCGATCCTAGTCTTAAAGGAAAGGATCAAGTGGAATCATGCGGTGAGCTTCGTGCTCATCCTTCTTGCAGTATTTTTTGCTTTTTACGATAAGAAATGA
- a CDS encoding Hsp20/alpha crystallin family protein translates to MSVSEVLRSEKATEQETKAVRKNVYTPATDLYSNEEEHVLLLDLPGVKEGDLEISIEKDELRISAKTSTAEVKGELRYSEYGTGDYRRSFLLSEPVEEDKITAVLKNGVLQLKLPRKKPLSKKIEVRTS, encoded by the coding sequence ATGAGCGTATCAGAAGTATTAAGATCAGAGAAAGCGACCGAGCAAGAGACCAAGGCTGTCCGAAAAAACGTCTACACTCCTGCTACCGATCTTTATTCGAATGAAGAAGAGCATGTGCTTCTTCTTGACCTTCCCGGAGTGAAAGAAGGAGATCTCGAGATCTCCATTGAGAAGGATGAACTTAGAATTTCCGCAAAGACTTCGACAGCAGAAGTCAAGGGAGAGCTTCGCTACTCCGAATACGGAACCGGCGACTATCGCAGAAGTTTTCTTCTCTCCGAACCGGTCGAAGAGGATAAGATCACCGCGGTCCTAAAGAACGGAGTGCTTCAACTGAAGCTCCCTCGTAAAAAGCCGCTGAGCAAAAAGATAGAAGTTCGAACTTCCTAA